A stretch of Arthrobacter sunyaminii DNA encodes these proteins:
- a CDS encoding esterase/lipase family protein, whose translation MPQRMRRRAALARAWAADYAYVGFWQVNGFLFRKDPSEYLVPEAGAAGRPVVLIPGVYENWQFLRPLAQALSSWGHPVHTVAPLGFNRGRIDRMAELVQQYLVERDLSDVIVVAHSKGGLIGKQLMLLPEGARRVDHMVAVNTPFSGSVYARFFFVPSIRAFSPRDKLLLRLQGSSDVNARITSVYSRFDPHIPGGSSLPGARNIQLETMGHFRPIGDPRLLDVLKQEVEREP comes from the coding sequence ATGCCGCAGCGGATGCGCCGCCGGGCGGCGCTGGCCAGGGCCTGGGCAGCGGACTACGCCTATGTGGGGTTTTGGCAGGTGAACGGGTTCCTGTTCCGCAAGGATCCGTCCGAGTACCTGGTGCCGGAGGCCGGTGCGGCGGGACGCCCGGTGGTCCTGATTCCCGGGGTGTATGAGAACTGGCAGTTCCTGCGCCCGCTGGCGCAGGCACTGTCTTCCTGGGGGCATCCGGTTCACACGGTGGCGCCGCTGGGCTTCAACCGGGGCCGGATCGACCGCATGGCGGAACTGGTCCAGCAGTATCTCGTGGAACGGGACCTTAGCGATGTAATCGTGGTGGCCCACAGCAAGGGCGGCCTCATCGGCAAGCAACTGATGCTGCTGCCGGAAGGTGCCCGGCGGGTGGACCACATGGTCGCCGTCAACACACCCTTTTCCGGCTCCGTCTACGCCCGCTTTTTCTTTGTTCCGTCCATCCGCGCCTTTTCGCCGCGCGACAAGCTGCTGCTGCGGCTCCAGGGCAGCAGCGACGTCAACGCGCGCATCACCTCCGTGTACAGCCGCTTTGACCCCCACATTCCCGGCGGCAGTTCCCTGCCCGGAGCGCGGAATATCCAGCTCGAAACGATGGGGCACTTTCGTCCCATCGGCGATCCCCGGCTGCTGGATGTGCTGAAACAGGAAGTCGAGCGGGAGCCTTAG
- a CDS encoding alpha/beta fold hydrolase, translated as MTGTKAQPTHKRVRVGEYDVDIRTYGSGADQMVLVHGLGASGRYFSRLVDELAKDSTVHTLEMPGFGSASTPHHGLDMAGFAQISCDALRAAGIGPTQWVGHSMGCQVVTEMALCAPDLVTSVVLMGPTTNSGERHAVPQGLRLAQDCLREPPVINWILLTDYLRAGPRWYLRTMPKMVRHRLEERIGRVQAPVTLVRGARDPIVPARWLRELAAARPGAVAVELPGQPHVCMYTEPAQTAALLREAARRQ; from the coding sequence TTGACAGGTACCAAGGCACAGCCAACCCACAAGCGCGTGCGGGTGGGAGAGTACGACGTCGACATCCGCACCTACGGGTCCGGGGCCGATCAGATGGTGCTGGTGCACGGCCTGGGAGCCTCCGGGCGCTATTTTTCCCGGCTGGTGGACGAACTGGCGAAGGATTCCACGGTACATACGCTGGAAATGCCGGGTTTCGGGTCCGCATCCACACCGCACCACGGTCTGGACATGGCCGGCTTTGCACAGATCAGCTGCGATGCCCTGCGGGCCGCCGGGATCGGTCCCACCCAGTGGGTGGGCCATTCCATGGGTTGCCAGGTGGTGACGGAAATGGCGCTGTGCGCGCCGGACCTGGTGACCTCCGTGGTACTGATGGGGCCCACGACCAACAGCGGGGAACGCCATGCCGTGCCGCAGGGACTGCGGCTGGCGCAGGACTGCCTGCGGGAACCTCCGGTGATCAACTGGATTCTGCTGACCGACTATCTGCGGGCCGGTCCCCGCTGGTACCTGCGCACCATGCCGAAGATGGTGCGGCACCGGCTCGAGGAGCGCATCGGCAGGGTCCAGGCGCCGGTGACTCTCGTCCGCGGCGCCAGGGACCCCATTGTTCCCGCCCGCTGGCTGCGGGAACTGGCCGCCGCGCGCCCCGGAGCGGTTGCCGTGGAGCTGCCCGGCCAGCCGCACGTGTGCATGTACACCGAGCCGGCGCAGACCGCGGCGCTCCTTCGGGAAGCAGCACGCCGGCAGTGA
- a CDS encoding Fur family transcriptional regulator, with product MTSTAATAETTARWSEALRTHGRRVTKQRLAVLTAVEHHPHAVADDVAAAARGELPDISLQSVYVVLADLTETGLLRKIEPPHSPARYETRVDDNHHHAICTGCGRIEDVDCAVGHAPCLTPENTHGMTIQIADVLYRGLCADCAGQAS from the coding sequence ATGACATCGACAGCAGCCACCGCAGAGACCACCGCACGGTGGTCCGAAGCGCTGCGCACCCACGGTCGTCGGGTCACTAAGCAGCGGCTGGCGGTCCTCACCGCCGTCGAACATCACCCCCATGCCGTGGCCGACGACGTCGCCGCCGCAGCACGCGGGGAGCTTCCGGACATCAGCCTGCAGTCGGTCTATGTGGTCCTGGCGGACCTGACCGAGACCGGGCTGCTGCGGAAGATCGAGCCGCCGCACTCCCCCGCCCGGTACGAGACCCGCGTGGATGACAACCATCACCACGCGATCTGCACCGGCTGCGGACGGATCGAGGACGTGGACTGCGCAGTGGGGCACGCGCCTTGCCTGACGCCGGAGAACACCCACGGCATGACCATCCAAATTGCGGATGTGCTCTACCGGGGGCTCTGCGCAGACTGCGCCGGCCAAGCTTCCTGA